Proteins encoded together in one Methanococcus voltae window:
- a CDS encoding DUF6293 family protein encodes MNDKTSNYTIREKTNDLQKNMENMKNKGSRVHIAVLGYELDRITEVPIEIRTDKVYIITRNEDKESPEAVKFLNECINRLEDNKIKTFIRRNEPLNLENIIVEMKKIIKFEKMNEVREIYINVSSGSSVGAIAGTICAMLFSDENTKITPYYVIPNEHYENLSDEEKLKKQENYRKLGYDGIMPRSFGVYGIEYVTPFNISLPDEKLMIFAKRIYEMERESEYGVSMKKIAKLVIETKESQNLIKLITEPENKEEEEYNKKLMEDLLKKYKKLDYGENEILTMIEENYTILKWRKMRMGIEKGDEENIKRLQREKPEPVDYVWLKQNVISKLQKWEMIEIPEDRIGGYKRVKLTKKGEDLVKYLY; translated from the coding sequence GTGAACGATAAAACGTCTAATTATACAATAAGGGAAAAAACTAATGATTTACAAAAAAATATGGAAAATATGAAGAATAAAGGTTCTAGGGTACATATTGCGGTTTTAGGTTATGAATTAGATAGAATAACCGAAGTTCCAATTGAAATACGTACAGATAAGGTATATATAATCACACGTAATGAAGATAAAGAAAGCCCGGAAGCAGTTAAATTTTTGAATGAATGTATAAATAGATTGGAAGATAATAAAATTAAGACATTTATTAGGCGAAACGAACCCTTAAATCTTGAAAATATAATTGTTGAAATGAAAAAGATTATTAAATTTGAAAAAATGAACGAAGTACGTGAAATTTATATAAATGTTTCATCCGGCAGTAGTGTAGGGGCAATTGCTGGAACAATATGCGCTATGCTTTTTTCCGATGAAAATACGAAAATTACCCCATATTATGTTATACCTAATGAACATTATGAAAATTTAAGTGACGAAGAAAAATTAAAAAAGCAAGAAAATTATCGGAAATTGGGCTACGATGGAATTATGCCACGTTCTTTTGGCGTTTATGGAATAGAGTATGTCACTCCTTTTAATATAAGTCTTCCCGATGAAAAATTAATGATATTTGCAAAGAGAATTTATGAAATGGAAAGAGAAAGCGAATACGGAGTTTCAATGAAAAAGATTGCAAAGTTAGTAATTGAAACAAAAGAATCTCAAAATCTTATAAAATTAATAACTGAGCCCGAGAATAAAGAAGAAGAGGAATATAATAAAAAATTAATGGAAGATCTGTTAAAAAAATATAAAAAATTGGATTATGGGGAAAATGAGATATTAACTATGATTGAAGAAAATTACACCATACTAAAATGGAGAAAAATGAGGATGGGTATTGAAAAAGGCGACGAAGAAAATATAAAAAGATTGCAAAGAGAAAAACCAGAACCTGTGGATTATGTTTGGCTTAAACAAAATGTAATCTCTAAATTACAAAAATGGGAAATGATTGAAATACCTGAAGATAGAATTGGAGGCTATAAAAGAGTTAAATTAACAAAAAAAGGAGAAGATTTAGTTAAATATTTATATTAA